In the genome of Pirellulales bacterium, one region contains:
- a CDS encoding Rrf2 family transcriptional regulator — protein sequence MKLSAKTEYACIAMLELARRYEEGEPVRIREIADQHGIPSRFLVQILLQLKGAGYVASTRGASGGYQLIKPPAKISLGEVMNVIEGKEEAHTAASEAKSPTARVLAGIWRDISTREQAMLQAIDFAELAEKTKQTASEMYYI from the coding sequence ATGAAGCTTTCGGCCAAAACCGAGTATGCGTGTATTGCGATGCTGGAGTTGGCTCGTCGCTATGAAGAGGGCGAGCCGGTGCGGATTCGCGAAATCGCCGATCAGCACGGGATCCCGTCTCGTTTCCTGGTGCAGATTCTGCTGCAATTGAAGGGGGCCGGCTATGTGGCCAGCACACGCGGCGCCTCGGGCGGTTATCAATTGATCAAGCCGCCCGCAAAGATTTCGCTGGGCGAAGTGATGAATGTAATCGAAGGAAAAGAGGAAGCCCACACTGCCGCCTCGGAGGCGAAATCGCCGACGGCCCGAGTGCTGGCCGGCATCTGGCGCGACATCTCCACCCGCGAGCAAGCCATGCTGCAAGCGATCGACTTCGCCGAGCTCGCCGAAAAAACAAAACAAACCGCCAGCGAAATGTATTACATCTAA